Genomic window (Bacillus vallismortis):
TGAAAGATAAGAAAATCAAAAGCAAGGTCATTCAGTTTGAAGTGCAATTTCCCACAGAGGAAGTGGCCGCCCATTTGTCTATTGATCAGAAAACACCTGTTTATTATGTCGTACGGCTGCGGATTGTAGAGGGCGAGCCCTATGTATTGGAAAAAACATATATGCCGACTCATTTAATACCGGGCATTAATGACGATGTCCTTCATGATTCGATCTACAACCACATCACAAACGAGCTGCAGCTCAAAATCGCCGGAACACACCGGAAAATCAGAGCCTGCAAATCTGATCATATTGACCAGCAGCATCTGGGCTGCAAAAAGGATGATCCAATTCTGGAAGTCGAACATGTGGGCTTCTTAGATAACGGCATTCCATTTGAATATTCCTTTTCCCGTCATCGTCATGACAAATTTGTCGTCACTTCGGTAAACATACGGCGCTGATCGCGGAGATAACAAGGAGGCCATCTGAATGCTTGGCGGTATTGAAGCAGGCGGCACAAAGTTTGTTTGTGCCGTCGGTAAAGAAGATGGAACGATCATTGACCGAGTTGAGATCCCTACAACGATGCCGGATGAAACGATAGAGAAAGTGATTCAATATTTTCGCCAATTCTCATTACAGGCTATCGGCATCGGATCCTTTGGTCCCGTTGATACCGATAAAACCAGTAAAACATACGGAACCATTATGGCCACGCCGAAAGACGGATGGAGACACTATCCCTTTTTGCAAACCGTCAAAAATGAAATGAAAATCCCAGTCGGATTTCATACGGATGTCAACGCTGCGGCGCTGGGTGAATTCCTTTTCGGTGAAGCGAAGGGCCTAGACAGCTGCCTGTATATAACGATTGGAACTGGCATTGGTGCAGGTGCAATTGTAGAGGGCCGGCTCCTTCAGGGGCTGTCACATCCAGAGATGGGCCATATTTATATCCGGCGGCACCCGGATGATGTATACCAAGGGAAGTGCCCGTATCATAAGGATTGCTTTGAAGGCCTGGCTTCTGGTCCCGCCATAGAAGCGCGCTGGGGAAAAAAAGCTGCTGATTTATCAGATATAACCCAAGTTTGGGAGCTGGAAGGGTACTATATTGCCCAAGCGCTGTCTCAATATATTTTGATCCTTGCGCCTGAAAAAATCATTCTTGGCGGCGGCGTGATGAATCAGCGACAGGTGTTTCCTTATATTTATCAATATGTACCGAAAATCATGAACAGTTATCTCGATTTTTCCGAATTGTCAGAAAGTATAAGTGATTATATTGTACCTCCATGTTTAGGCGGTAACGCCGGAATCATCGGCACGTTTGTTTTAGCGGATCAGGCCTTACAAGAAGCATCAGCATCCGGGGAGGTGCGGTCATGAAGCACCCTTTATTTTTGGAGCCTGTCTTTAAAGAAAGAATATGGGGAGGAACAAAGCTTCGTGACGCTTTCGGCTACGCGATCCCCTCGGAAAAAACAGGTGAGTGCTGGGCCGTTTCTGCACATGCCCATGGCTCGTCGGCTGTTAAAAACGGCCCGCTGGCAGGAAAGACACTTGACCAAGTATGGCAGGATCATCCGGAGATTTTCGGTTTTCCAGATGGAAAGGTGTTTCCGTTGCTGGTAAAGCTGCTGGACGCCAATATGGATCTCTCCGTGCAAGTACATCCAGATGATGATTATGCGATACTGCACGAAAACGGCGATCTCGGCAAAACGGAGTGCTGGTATATTATTGATTGCAAAGATGACGCCGAAATGATTTTGGGCCATCACGCAAGCACAAAGGAAGAATTCAAACAAAGAATGGAAAGCGGCGATTGGCACGGGCTGCTGAGACGCCTCAAAATCAAGCCCGGAGATTTCTTTTATGTCCCAAGCGGTACGCTCCATGCTTTATGTGAGGGAACCCTTATCCTTGAAATCCAGCAAAACTCTGATACAACGTATCGCGTTTACGATTATGACCGCTGCGATGATAAAGGCCAAAAAAGAACTCTCCATATAGAAAAAGCCATGGAAGTCATAACGATACCGCATATTGATACAGTGCATACACCGGCAGTGAAAGAAGTCGGTAATGCCGTAATCACTGTTTATGTACAATCGGATGACTTCTCCGTGTACAAATGGAAGATTAGCGGCCGAGCTGTTTTTCCTTCTCATCAAACCTATTTGCTGGGGAGTGTCCTGAATGGATCAGGCCGAATCGTAAATAATGATATTCAGTATGAGTGTAATGCAGGCTCACACTTTATTCTGCCTGCGCATTTTGGCGAGTTTTCAATAGAAGGAACGTGTGAGTTGATAATATCTCATCCTTAATGAATGGGGGAATTGCATTGTTTAAGAAACATACGATTTGTTTGCTCATCTTATTTTTACTTGTGTCTGCTGCTTTGGCAAAACCAATTGAAGCGCATACTGTGCCGCCTGTTAATCCTAATGCACAGCAGACAACAAAAGAAGTAATGAATTGGCTTGCGCATCTGCCGAATCGAACAGAAAACAGAGCCCTTTCCGGAGCGTTTGGAGGCTATAGTCATGACACATTCTCTATGACTGAAGCTGAAAGAATTCGAAACGCTTCGGGACAATCACCTGCTATTTACGGCTGTGATTATGCCAGAGGATGGCTTGAAACTGCAAATATTGAAGATTCGATAGATGTAAGCTGCAACAGAGATCTGCTATCGTATTGGAAAAGCGGGGGAATTCCGCAAATCAGTCTGCACCTGGCGAATCCGGCTTTTCAATCAGGACATTTTAAAACATCAATTACAAACGATCAGTATAAAAAAATATTAGATTCTTCAACAGTGGAAGGGAAGCGGCTGAATGCCATGCTCAGCAAAATTGCTGACGGACTTCAAGAACTGGAGAACCAAGGCGTGCCTGTTCTGTTCAGGCCGCTGCATGAAATGAACGGTGAATGGTTTTGGTGGGGACTTACTTCATATAATCAAAAGGATAATGAAAGAATCTCCCTCTATAAACAGCTCTATAAAAAAATCTATCATTATATGACCGACACAAGAGGACTTGACCATTTGCTTTGGGTTTACTCCCCCGATGCCAACCGAGATTTTAAAACCGATTTCTACCCGGGTGCGTCTTACGTGGATATTGTCGGATTAGATGCGTATTTTCAAGATGCCTATTCGATTAACGGATACGATCAGCTAACGGCGCTTAACAAACCATTCGCCTTTACAGAAGTTGGCCCTCAAACAGCAAACGGCAGCTTTGATTACAGCCTGTTGATCAATGCAATAAAACAAAAATATCCTAAAACCATTTACTTTCTGGCATGGAATGATGAGTGGAGCCCAGCTGCAAACAAGGGTGCTTCAGCTTTATATAACGACAGCTGGACACTTAATAAGGGAGAGATATGGAACGGTGATTCTTTAACGCCTATTGTTGAATGAATAGGAAGCATTGTACACTTTAAGAAGGTGCTCATGAATGTCTTGAGCATCTTCACACCCTGATCAGGCATTCATATCTATTTGTAAGATCAGATAAAGTATACATCTGACAAAGCGTGAAAGAATGAAATAAAAAAATGTAGAAAAGGTGTTGACCTAATAAAATACACATGGTATATTATTAAACGTCGCTGATGAACAGCACACAACAACACGAAAAACAAAAAAAGTTTTTCTAAGGTGTTTACAAGTTTTAAAAAACGTGTATAATAAGTGAAGTCGAATTAAAAAAGATTCGATTAACGAAAAAACATTCTTAAAAAACTTCTTGACTTCAACATCAAATGATAGTATGATAGTTAAGTCGCTTGATAAGCGCCCGTAGCTCAATTGGATAGAGCGTTTGACTACGGATCAAAAGGTTAGGGGTTCGACTCCTCTCGGGCGCGCCATTATAAAATACCACGCGGGTGTAGTTTAGTGGTAAAACCTCAGCCTTCCAAGCTGATGTCGTGAGTTCGATTCTCATCACCCGCTCCATTATTGAATGATCTTTGAAAACTAAACAAGACAAAACGTACCTGTTAATTCATTTTTTTATAAATCGCACAGCGATGTGCGTAGTCAGTCAAACTAGACCTGCACGACGCAGGTCACGCAGGTGTCACCGCAGGATGCGGTGAACTTAACCTGTGATCCATTTTATCGGAGAGTTTGATCCTGGCTCAGGACGAACGCTGGCGGCGTGCCTAATACATGCAAGTCGAGCGGACAGATGGGAGCTTGCTCCCTGATGTTAGCGGCGGACGGGTGAGTAACACGTGGGTAACCTGCCTGTAAGACTGGGATAACTCCGGGAAACCGGGGCTAATACCGGATGCTTGTTTGAACCGCATGGTTCAAACATAAAAGGTGGCTTCGGCTACCACTTACAGATGGACCCGCGGCGCATTAGCTAGTTGGTGAAGTAACGGCTCACCAAGGCAACGATGCGTAGCCGACCTGAGAGGGTGATCGGCCACACTGGGACTGAGACACGGCCCAGACTCCTACGGGAGGCAGCAGTAGGGAATCTTCCGCAATGGACGAAAGTCTGACGGAGCAACGCCGCGTGAGTGATGAAGGTTTTCGGATCGTAAAGCTCTGTTGTTAGGGAAGAACAAGTACCGTTCGAATAGGGCGGTACCTTGACGGTACCTAACCAGAAAGCCACGGCTAACTACGTGCCAGCAGCCGCGGTAATACGTAGGTGGCAAGCGTTGTCCGGAATTATTGGGCGTAAAGGGCTCGCAGGCGGTTTCTTAAGTCTGATGTGAAAGCCCCCGGCTCAACCGGGGAGGGTCATTGGAAACTGGGGAACTTGAGTGCAGAAGAGGAGAGTGGAATTCCACGTGTAGCGGTGAAATGCGTAGAGATGTGGAGGAACACCAGTGGCGAAGGCGACTCTCTGGTCTGTAACTGACGCTGAGGAGCGAAAGCGTGGGGAGCGAACAGGATTAGATACCCTGGTAGTCCACGCCGTAAACGATGAGTGCTAAGTGTTAGGGGGTTTCCGCCCCTTAGTGCTGCAGCTAACGCATTAAGCACTCCGCCTGGGGAGTACGGTCGCAAGACTGAAACTCAAAGGAATTGACGGGGGCCCGCACAAGCGGTGGAGCATGTGGTTTAATTCGAAGCAACGCGAAGAACCTTACCAGGTCTTGACATCCTCTGACAATCCTAGAGATAGGACGTCCCCTTCGGGGGCAGAGTGACAGGTGGTGCATGGTTGTCGTCAGCTCGTGTCGTGAGATGTTGGGTTAAGTCCCGCAACGAGCGCAACCCTTGATCTTAGTTGCCAGCATTCAGTTGGGCACTCTAAGGTGACTGCCGGTGACAAACCGGAGGAAGGTGGGGATGACGTCAAATCATCATGCCCCTTATGACCTGGGCTACACACGTGCTACAATGGACAGAACAAAGGGCAGCGAAACCGCGAGGTTAAGCCAATCCCACAAATCTGTTCTCAGTTCGGATCGCAGTCTGCAACTCGACTGCGTGAAGCTGGAATCGCTAGTAATCGCGGATCAGCATGCCGCGGTGAATACGTTCCCGGGCCTTGTACACACCGCCCGTCACACCACGAGAGTTTGTAACACCCGAAGTCGGTGAGGTAACCTTTTAGGAGCCAGCCGCCGAAGGTGGGACAGATGATTGGGGTGAAGTCGTAACAAGGTAGCCGTATCGGAAGGTGCGGCTGGATCACCTCCTTTCTAAGGATATATTACGGAACATAAGACCTTGGGTCTTATAAACAGAACGTTCCCTGTCTTGTTTAGTTTTGAAGGATCATTCCTTCAAAAACATAGGAACACCTGCTAAATGCGCCACATCTGTGGGAACGCATGTGTTAGCATGTCCTATACGTTGTTCTTTGAAAACTAGATAACAGTAGACATCACATTCAATTAGTAATACAAGATATCACATAGTGATTCTTTTTAACGGTTAAGTTAGAAAGGGCGCACGGTGGATGCCTTGGCACTAGGAGCCGATGAAGGACGGGACGAACACCGATATGCTTCGGGGAGCTGTAAGCAAGCTTTGATCCGGAGATTTCCGAATGGGGAAACCCACCACTCGTAATGGAGTGGTATCCATATCTGAATTCATAGGATATGAGAAGGCAGACCCGGGGAACTGAAACATCTAAGTACCCGGAGGAAGAGAAAGCAAATGCGATTCCCTGAGTAGCGGCGAGCGAAACGGGATCAGCCCAAACCAAGAGGCTTGCCTCTTGGGGTTGTAGGACACTCTGTACGGAGTTACAAAAGAACGAGGTAGATGAAGAGGTCTGGAAAGGCCCGCCATAGAAGGTAACAGCCCTGTAGTCAAAACTTCGTTCTCTCCTGAGTGGATCCTGAGTACGGCGGAACACGTGAAATTCCGTCGGAATCCGGGAGGACCATCTCCCAAGGCTAAATACTCCCTAGTGACCGATAGTGAACCAGTACCGTGAGGGAAAGGTGAAAAGCACCCCGGAAGGGGAGTGAAACAGATCCTGAAACCGTGTGCCTACAAGTAGTCAGAGCCCGTTAACGGGTGATGGCGTGCCTTTTGTAGAATGAACCGGCGAGTTACGATCCCGTGCAAGGTTAAGCAGAAGATGCGGAGCCGCAGCGAAAGCGAGTCTGAATAGGGCGCATGAGTACGTGGTCGTAGACCCGAAACCAGGTGATCTACCCATGTCCAGGGTGAAGTTCAGGTAACACTGAATGGAGGCCCGAACCCACGCACGTTGAAAAGTGCGGGGATGAGGTGTGGGTAGGGGTGAAATGCCAATCGAACCTGGAGATAGCTGGTTCTCTCCGAAATAGCTTTAGGGCTAGCCTCAAGGTAAGAGTCTTGGAGGTAGAGCACTGATTGGACTAGGGGCCCCTACCGGGTTACCGAATTCAGTCAAACTCCGAATGCCAATGACTTATCCTTGGGAGTCAGACTGCGAGTGATAAGATCCGTAGTCGAAAGGGAAACAGCCCAGACCGCCAGCTAAGGTCCCAAAGTATACGTTAAGTGGAAAAGGATGTGGAGTTGCTTAGACAACCAGGATGTTGGCTTAGAAGCAGCCACCATTTAAAGAGTGCGTAATAGCTCACTGGTCGAGTGACTCTGCGCCGAAAATGTACCGGGGCTAAACGTATCACCGAAGCTGCGGACTGTTCTTCGAACAGTGGTAGGAGAGCGTTCTAAGGGCTGTGAAGCCAGACCGGAAGGACTGGTGGAGCGCTTAGAAGTGAGAATGCCGGTATGAGTAGCGAAAGAGGGGTGAGAATCCCCTCCACCGAATGCCTAAGGTTTCCTGAGGAAGGCTCGTCCGCTCAGGGTTAGTCGGGACCTAAGCCGAGGCCGAAAGGCGTAGGCGATGGACAACAGGTTGATATTCCTGTACCACCTCCTCACCATTTGAGTAATGGGGGGACGCAGGAGGATAGGGTAAGCGCGGTATTGGATATCCGCGTCCAAGCAGTTAGGCTGGGAAATAGGCAAATCCGTTTCCCATAAGGCTGAGCTGTGATGGCGAGCGAAATATAGTAGCGAAGTTCCTGATTCCACACTGCCAAGAAAAGCCTCTAGCGAGGTGAGAGGTGCCCGTACCGCAAACCGACACAGGTAGGCGAGGAGAGAATCCTAAGGTGATCGAGAGAACTCTCGTTAAGGAACTCGGCAAAATGACCCCGTAACTTCGGGAGAAGGGGTGCTCTGTTAGGGTGCAAGCCCGAGAGAGCCGCAGTGAATAGGCCCAGGCGACTGTTTAGCAAAAACACAGGTCTCTGCGAAGCCGTAAGGCGAAGTATAGGGGCTGACGCCTGCCCGGTGCTGGAAGGTTAAGAGGAGCGCTTAGCGTAAGCGAAGGTGCGAATTGAAGCCCCAGTAAACGGCGGCCGTAACTATAACGGTCCTAAGGTAGCGAAATTCCTTGTCGGGTAAGTTCCGACCCGCACGAAAGGCGCAACGATCTGGGCACTGTCTCAACGAGAGACTCGGTGAAATTATAGTACCTGTGAAGATGCAGGTTACCCGCGACAGGACGGAAAGACCCCGTGGAGCTTTACTGCAGCCTGATATTGAATGTTGGTACAGCTTGTACAGGATAGGTAGGAGCCTTGGAAACCGGAGCGCTAGCTTCGGTGGAGGCATCGGTGGGATACTACCCTGGCTGTATTGACCTTCTAACCCGCCGCCCTTATCGGGCGGGGAGACAGTGTCAGGTGGGCAGTTTGACTGGGGCGGTCGCCTCCTAAAAGGTAACGGAGGCGCCCAAAGGTTCCCTCAGAATGGTTGGAAATCATTCGCAGAGTGTAAAGGCACAAGGGAGCTTGACTGCGAGACCTACAAGTCGAGCAGGGACGAAAGTCGGGCTTAGTGATCCGGTGGTTCCGCATGGAAGGGCCATCGCTCAACGGATAAAAGCTACCCCGGGGATAACAGGCTTATCTCCCCCAAGAGTCCACATCGACGGGGAGGTTTGGCACCTCGATGTCGGCTCATCGCATCCTGGGGCTGTAGTCGGTCCCAAGGGTTGGGCTGTTCGCCCATTAAAGCGGTACGCGAGCTGGGTTCAGAACGTCGTGAGACAGTTCGGTCCCTATCCGTCGCGGGCGCAGGAAATTTGAGAGGAGCTGTCCTTAGTACGAGAGGACCGGGATGGACGCACCGCTGGTGTACCAGTTGTTCTGCCAAGGGCATCGCTGGGTAGCTATGTGCGGACGGGATAAGTGCTGAAAGCATCTAAGCATGAAGCCCCCCTCAAGATGAGATTTCCCATTCCGCAAGGAAGTAAGATCCCTGAAAGATGATCAGGTTGATAGGTCTGAGGTGGAAGTGTGGCGACACATGGAGCTGACAGATACTAATCGATCGAGGACTTAACCACATTTTGAATGATGTCACATCTGTTATCTAGTTTTGAGAGAACATCTCTCTAAAAGGCGGAAAAGCAAGGAAACTCCGCTAAGGGCTCTCACATCCTGTGAGAAACGCCCAGTACCTTCATCCTGAAGGCATTTGTTTGGTGGCGATAGCGAAGAGGTCACACCCGTTCCCATGCCGAACACGGAAGTTAAGCTCTTCAGCGCCGATGGTAGTCGGGGGTTTCCCCCTGTGAGAGTAGGACGCCGCCAAGCTTGTAACTTAAATTAAATTATTATCATCGCGGGGTGGAGCAGTTCGGTAGCTCGTCGGGCTCATAACCCGAAGGTCGCAGGTTCAAATCCTGCCCCCGCAACCAAAATATATGGATGAAATAAGGAGTGCCCGAAGGGTGCAACTAAATAATCCTATGCAAATATGGTCCGGTAGTTCAGTTGGTTAGAATGCCTGCCTGTCACGCAGGAGGTCGCGGGTTCGAGTCCCGTCCGGACCGCCATTTTTTATTAAACGAAACGATCATGTTTTCGTTTTTTTTTTGTGTTTTCTTTTACTGTAGCTTCTGCTTGGTGTCATAGCCAAGCTTTCTTTTATATCGGCAACATCTTGGATATTACAGCAAAATTCGATACACTAGGAAGAGTACATATAGGCTAAGCAGGTTGAAAGGGGGGCTTTGGTTCATGGATGAATTTGATTTGATACATAGCATTACTCCGCGGACCATTCACCATTCTTCCGTTGATGTAGGAATTGGTGATGATGCAGCGCTCTACACTGCGAAACATGGCGTTCAGGAAATTGTTTGTGTTGATACTATGGTAGAAGACGTGCATTTCAAATTACACTATTCCTCACCTAAAGATATCGGGTATAAGGCATTAGCCGTTAATATAAGTGATATTGCCGCAATGGGAGGCATTCCGAAATTTTATTTGGTATCACTTGCAGTACCTTCAAAATGGACGGAATCGGAAATTAAGGCGATGTATGAAGGTATGAATGAACTGGCGAAACTATATCATATGGATTTGATTGGCGGCGATACAGTCTCTACCTCTGACAAATTAGTTGTCACAGTCACTGTAATCGGGGAAGTTGAAAAGGGACAGGCTTGTTTGCGCAGCTTGGCAAGACCGAATGATATTGTGTTTGTAACCGGTGAAATCGGTTCTTCTGCAGCTGGACTTTCTTTATTGTTAGAAGAGATTGATCCCCAAAACTCAGCTATTGAAGCGGATTACTTTATCAACAGGCATAAACGGCCTCAGCCGAGAGTAAGCATCGGCAGATTATGCTCGAATGTTCAGCGGGCAGCTTTAAATGATATTAGTGACGGATTAGCAAGTGAATTAAATGAGATTGCGGAAGCCAGCTGTGTTTCAATTGAAATCGATGAAAGCATGCTGCCAGTCCATTCTGACTTGCCTAAGCTCCATCATAACTGGAAAGAGTGGGCTTTGTTTGGCGGTGAGGATTTTGAGCTGACAGGGACGGTTTCAAAGGAGGAATGGGAAGTGTTGAAGCAAGAGTGCGAAACACGTCAACTGCCCATTACAAAGATTGGTCATGTCAGAGAAAAAACTGAATCCAACGTGATCCTAAAAACAGATAAAACATCAAAGATCATAGAAAAAAAAGGATATAATCATTTTAAATAAGACGGGTGACTCGTGTGAAGCAATTAAAGTGGAGAACTGTAAATCCTGAAGATACAAAAGCGATTGCTAAGCTGACGGCATCGTTTGCTAAACCGGGAGACGTCCTGACATTAGAGGGCGATTTAGGGGCCGGAAAAACGACTTTTACGAAAGGTTTTGCGGAAGGACTTGGAATTACACGTGTTGTAAACAGTCCGACTTTTACAATTATAAAAGAATATAACGATGGCACACTTCCTCTTTATCATATGGATGTGTATAGAATGGAAGATGAAAGTGAGGATTTGGGACTTGACGAATATTTTCACGGACAAGGTGTCTGCCTCGTTGAATGGGCTCATTTAATTGAAGAGCAGCTTCCGAAGGAGCGACTGCAGATTGTCATTAAAAGAGCAGGCGATGATGAGCGGGAAATTACCTTTACTGCTGACGGGAATCGGTATGAAATGCTTTGTGAGGAGATAAGTGGACATGACAATATTAGCAATTGATACATCAAATTATACGTTGGGCATTGCGCTGCTTCGAGAAGACACCGTCATAGCAGAACACATTACATATTTGAAAAAGAACCACTCTGTAAGAGCGATGCCTGCTGTTCATTCATTGCTGAAGGATTGTGAGATGACACCGCAGGATCTTTCTAAAATTGTGGTTGCGAAAGGACCTGGTTCATACACAGGAGTCAGGATTGGCGTGACGCTCGCAAAAACGCTTGCCTGGTCTTTACACATTCCGATTACTGCTGTATCAAGCCTTGAGGCGCTTTCGGCAAATGGACGGCATTTTGACGGGCTGATCAGCCCTATCTTTGATGCCAGACGTGGACAGGTGTATACAGGTCTGTATGAATACAAAAACGGGCTTTTGGTTCAAGTTGTTCCTGATCAAAATGTGATGCTGGCCGATTGGCTGGAGATGCTAAAAGAAAAAGAACGCCCTGTTTTGTTTTTAGGTCATGATACTTCCATTCACAAGCAGATGATAGAGGATGTGCTTGGACCAAAAGGAATCATTGGAGCTGCTGCTCAGCATAACCCGCGTCCTTCAGAATTGGGTTTTCTAGGGGCGGAAAAAGAAGCAGCTGATGTTCACGGCCTTGTCCCGGAATACTTGCGGCTGGCGGAAGCTGAAGCGAAATGGATTGAAAGTCAAAAGTAGGGGGATAGGATGAAAACAAAAGCAGCGGTTAGAAACATGCGGCATGATGATATTGATCACGTATACGAAATCGAAACATCCTCCTTTACGTCTCCGTGGACAAAGGATTCGTTTTACCATGAGCTGGTGGAAAATCCGTATGCTCATTATCTCGTGATTGAAAAGAACGGCCATGTTGCTGGGTATTGCGGGATTTGGATTGTGATGGACGATGCGCAAATTACGAATATCGCGATCAAACCGGAGTATCGCGGCCAGTCTTTAGGAGAAACGCTTTTTCGCTCAGCGATGGAACTGTGCAAAGAAAAAGACGCAAGGCGGCTTTCGCTTGAAGTGAGGGTTTCTAATCATCCTGCTCAAGGCTTATATAAAAAGTTCGGGATGCAGCCCGGCGGAATAAGAAAGAACTATTATACTGATAACGGGGAAGATGCGTTAATTATGTGGGTGACGATAAATGAGTGAGCAAAAAGAGACTTACGTATTAGGAATTGAAACAAGCTGTGATGAAACGGCGGCAGCAATTGTGAAAAACGGTAAAGAAATCATTTCGAACGTAGTGGCCTCTCAAATTGAAAGCCATAAGCGCTTTGGAGGCGTTGTTCCGGAAATTGCTTCAAGACATCATGTTGAGCAGATTACTTTGGTCATAGAAGAGGCTTTTCGTAAAGCTGACATGACGTATAGTGATATTGACGCGATTGCAGTAACTGAAGGTCCGGGATTGGTGGGAGCGCTTCTTATCGGAGTGAACGCTGCTAAAGCATTGAGCTTTGCGCATAACATTCCGTTAATTGGCGTCCATCATATAGCCGGTCATATATACGCGAATCGTCTTGTAGAAGAGATCGTGTTTCCGGCATTGGCATTGGTCGTTTCAGGGGGCCATACGGAATTGGTCTATATGAAGGAACACGGATCATTTGAAGTCATTGGGGAAACGCTCGATGATGCAGCGGGTGAAGCTTATGACAAGGTGGCGCGAACAATGGGACTGCCGTATCCGGGCGGACCGCAAATTGATAAGCTTGCTGAAAAAGGGAATGGCAATATTCCGCTTCCTCGGGCATGGCTTGAAGAAGGCTCTTACAATTTCAGCTTCAGCGGGTTGAAGTCTGCCGTGATTAATACGCTTCATAATGCGTCTCAAAAAGGACAGGAGATTGCTCCGGAAGATTTGTCTGCCAGTTTCCAAAATAGCGTAATTGATGTCTTGGTGACGAAAACGGCGCGTGCGGCAAAGGAATATGGTGTTAAACAGGTCCTTTTAGCTGGTGGAGTAGCTGCAAACAGAGGACTCAGAGCAGCACTAGAAAAGGAATTTGCACAGCATGAAGGTATTGCGCTTGTCATTCCTCCGTTAGCGTTGTGTACGGATAATGCTGCGATGATTGCTGCGGCTGGTACCATTGCTTTTGAGAAGGGGATTCGCGGTTCATATGATATGAATGGCCAGCCTGGCCTTGAATTGACTTCTTATCAAAGTCTCACGATATAATGGCGTGAGGCTTTTTATCTTTTATTAACAGATAATTCTCAATTTATCCACATGTCTGTGAGTAATTATGGAGATATAGATGGATAAAGGGCTGAAGACACTGTTAATAAAGTGGATAAATTCAGAATATTTTGTGGATAATGTGTATAAAGCGCTTACTTTGTTTGCCTAAAAGGTTATTTTCTGTGGATAAAAAGCACCTCAAAAAAGAGGTGCTTGACTTTTTTTAAGCTTCTTCTGTGGATAGTTCTTCCCATTCGGATAAAAGAATCTCCAGCTCCTGATTGAGTTTCTCGTTTTCTGCATGGATGTCTTGTACCTTTTCGTGATCTTTAAAGACTTCCGGGTCACAAAGCAATTCATCATTGCGGCTGATGTTTTCTTCAATGGTTTGAACAGTGGTTTCAATTTCTTCAATCCGCCGGAGCCGTTGGCGTTCTTTCTTTTTCCATTCTTTTTCTTCTTCGTAGGAACGTTTGGAGTCAGACTTTACCGTGGCGGGCGTTTTTTCTGTTTCCTCTTGCTGATTCATTTTCTCCAGTTCAAGCTGTTCTGTTTTTTTCTCCGTATAATAATCGTAATCGCCCAGATATTCTTCTATATGGTTTGAAGATAGCTCCAAGACTCTTGTGGCGATTCTGTTAATAAAATACCTGTCATGTGAGACAAATAACAATGTGCCTGGATAATCAATCAGCGCGTTTTCGAGAACT
Coding sequences:
- the tsaB gene encoding tRNA (adenosine(37)-N6)-threonylcarbamoyltransferase complex dimerization subunit type 1 TsaB, giving the protein MTILAIDTSNYTLGIALLREDTVIAEHITYLKKNHSVRAMPAVHSLLKDCEMTPQDLSKIVVAKGPGSYTGVRIGVTLAKTLAWSLHIPITAVSSLEALSANGRHFDGLISPIFDARRGQVYTGLYEYKNGLLVQVVPDQNVMLADWLEMLKEKERPVLFLGHDTSIHKQMIEDVLGPKGIIGAAAQHNPRPSELGFLGAEKEAADVHGLVPEYLRLAEAEAKWIESQK
- the rimI gene encoding ribosomal protein S18-alanine N-acetyltransferase, with product MKTKAAVRNMRHDDIDHVYEIETSSFTSPWTKDSFYHELVENPYAHYLVIEKNGHVAGYCGIWIVMDDAQITNIAIKPEYRGQSLGETLFRSAMELCKEKDARRLSLEVRVSNHPAQGLYKKFGMQPGGIRKNYYTDNGEDALIMWVTINE
- the tsaD gene encoding tRNA (adenosine(37)-N6)-threonylcarbamoyltransferase complex transferase subunit TsaD; its protein translation is MSEQKETYVLGIETSCDETAAAIVKNGKEIISNVVASQIESHKRFGGVVPEIASRHHVEQITLVIEEAFRKADMTYSDIDAIAVTEGPGLVGALLIGVNAAKALSFAHNIPLIGVHHIAGHIYANRLVEEIVFPALALVVSGGHTELVYMKEHGSFEVIGETLDDAAGEAYDKVARTMGLPYPGGPQIDKLAEKGNGNIPLPRAWLEEGSYNFSFSGLKSAVINTLHNASQKGQEIAPEDLSASFQNSVIDVLVTKTARAAKEYGVKQVLLAGGVAANRGLRAALEKEFAQHEGIALVIPPLALCTDNAAMIAAAGTIAFEKGIRGSYDMNGQPGLELTSYQSLTI